From the genome of Hymenobacter sp. PAMC 26628, one region includes:
- a CDS encoding prephenate dehydratase, translating into MHVAIQGFQGSFHQVAARQYFGAAAALNFCATFGEVVAQVADGRADAALMAMENSLAGSILPNYLLLERADLTITGEVYLPIHQHLLALPGTTLADVQAVHSHPMALRQCGDFLAQHPHWQLVETEDTGLSAQLLAERQTPGVAVVAGAQAAAAFGLQLLAPAIHDDPHNYTRFLVLERAPEAQPMTAPDKASLYFYTSHAPGCLAQVLTLVAAHGFNLSKLQSCPRPSQPWHYGFHADVEFDNPAQLATLLHELPHVTEELRVLGTYQRGSMEFGELVTENKASAGSI; encoded by the coding sequence ATGCACGTTGCCATCCAGGGTTTCCAGGGAAGTTTCCACCAAGTAGCCGCCCGCCAGTACTTCGGGGCGGCCGCGGCCTTGAATTTCTGCGCCACCTTCGGCGAAGTGGTGGCCCAGGTAGCCGACGGCCGCGCCGACGCCGCCCTCATGGCCATGGAAAACTCGTTGGCCGGCAGCATCCTACCTAATTATTTGCTACTGGAACGGGCCGACCTCACCATTACCGGCGAGGTGTACTTGCCCATTCACCAACACCTACTGGCCTTGCCCGGCACCACGCTGGCCGACGTGCAAGCCGTGCACTCGCACCCCATGGCCCTGCGCCAGTGCGGCGATTTCCTGGCCCAGCACCCCCACTGGCAGTTGGTAGAAACCGAAGACACCGGCCTCAGCGCCCAGCTGCTGGCCGAGCGCCAGACGCCGGGCGTGGCCGTAGTGGCGGGGGCCCAGGCGGCCGCCGCATTCGGCCTGCAATTGCTGGCCCCCGCCATCCACGACGATCCCCATAATTACACCCGTTTTCTGGTGCTGGAGCGGGCCCCGGAAGCCCAGCCCATGACCGCGCCCGACAAGGCCTCGCTGTATTTCTACACCTCGCACGCGCCGGGCTGCCTGGCCCAGGTGCTCACGCTGGTGGCCGCCCACGGCTTCAACCTGAGCAAGTTGCAGTCGTGCCCGCGCCCCAGCCAGCCCTGGCACTACGGCTTCCACGCCGACGTAGAATTTGACAACCCCGCCCAACTGGCCACGCTTTTGCACGAGTTGCCCCACGTAACGGAGGAATTGCGCGTGCTGGGCACGTACCAGCGTGGCAGTATGGAATTCGGGGAATTGGTGACGGAGAATAAAGCGTCGGCAGGTAGTATTTAA